A stretch of the Engraulis encrasicolus isolate BLACKSEA-1 chromosome 19, IST_EnEncr_1.0, whole genome shotgun sequence genome encodes the following:
- the crip1 gene encoding cysteine-rich protein 1: protein MPKCPKCTKEVYFAERVTSLGKDWHRPCLKCEKCNKTLSAGSHAEHDGKPYCNNPCYSALFGPKGFGRGGAESHTFK from the exons ATGCCTAAGTGCCCAAAGTGTACCAAGGAAGTGTATTTTG ctgagAGGGTGACATCGCTAGGAAAGGACTGGCACAGACCCTGCCTCAAGTGTGAGAAGTGCAACAAGACTCTGTCTGCAGGCTCTCACGCTGAG CATGATGGGAAACCCTATTGCAATAACCCCTGTTACTCCGCACTGTTTGGACCTAAAG gattCGGGCGTGGTGGAGCTGAAAGCCACACATTTAAATAG